In the genome of Epinephelus moara isolate mb chromosome 14, YSFRI_EMoa_1.0, whole genome shotgun sequence, the window agtagcaagagggaaacacaaacctgacagacactgtaaagatgagcaactgaggaaaCAAAGAATTGCGcgtcctccttgtcctcgcaaaccaagaggccattaaccgtcaagtgacggggacggtgaagcaCGGGCCGACTTAAGAGAGAATCGcggaaggactgaccagccgcggcttccctccacgtcactgtttacgtcacacgctgagccacACAAGCTGGagagcaaatgtttttttgaccgcagtgaaaatgttattaCCGAACAGCTAAACACCAACAAATATGGACTGAAGCAGAAAATTTTGTTAGATAAAAACATGCTGAGAATTTTGGAAATTACTGcgtctttcttttttcaattaaattttgacttttggacttAACAATGCTCTGGAGTTAatggaaatgtttggatcaaACAAGTTGTTGCACAGCATTCGACTGCTTAGAATTTAGAAATCAAATGTCACCGTTATGAAACTTTGAACTTATCTGCACAGTCCTAATTTAGacatgatgataatgataatgtcCCATCTTAAACATCTCCTATAGATGTCTCTTGTTGATAATCCTAACCAGTTACACTGGTTTTCAAACACACAACCCTGACGTTCACTTCACTGAGGCATCATGTAAAACAGACCTCAGGCTGAACACTCAAAGTAAACAGATAAGTGACGgtcagacaggaaacacactCCCTGCCTCAAGGAGACGGACACATTTGAATACACTGGAAAAAAACTCAGTGATccataaaaaaagtaaaatattataatataattaataattatattattattcattatggCTCTGAAGCTCATTCATAAAGCTCCAAAACAACAAGAACACAGATTTTAATATTTACCTGACTGAGGCCTAAAAAGGTGAGCATGGCGAGGACGGGCGCTGCCAGGGCAAAGACCAGGAGATGTTTGCGGATGCGGTTCCTCTCAAGACCAGCATGCATCAGGAACGATACCAGGCCGAACGCTGCTGGAGCCTGCAGACGGAAAAGAAGTAGATTTTAAAAAGGTTCATGAATTTGTTTTTTCAGCTCTACTACTACTAGATCAGCTTAAACTGGAAATACACATCTGATAAAGTTACACAATAGAAAAGAACGTCAAAAAACATTGACTGACTGAACACGACACAAACTGTTATTACCTTATGAAGCATGATAGCTACAAAGACGATGAGCTGAACGCTGGTCTGAGAGGTGGAGGCAGCAGCTCCCAGCGCCACGCCATCAGCTGGAGACAAAAGACACAGTTACAGCTCAAACCCTCTAAATAATCACCTCACCATATTACAGTAATTATTGAGCTCAGTCTAAAATTAGATTCAATTATCAACCAGCAAGTAAACTTGGGTGTAGCAGAGAATAACTGTTTAAATAAGTACCTATAAAAGCAAGTAGAAATTTGCACACCCATACTGTCCATTTTGCATAAGTAAATTATGTAAAAAACATTCTCTATCACGGCACCAATCTGTGATTTAGTCTAATAAGgataattttaaaattaaagtcTTATCTCGTACcaacattttgacaaaataaatattcaaaAGCAGACGTACCAGCAGCGTGGACCACAAGACCCAGGGTGGTGGTGATCTTCGAGGAGGTGACCCTCGCTGACTCTGGATCTAAACCAGACAAAACAACAAGTCAGAAACTGTGTATATATGTTGTTATGTATTAATGTTTGAACTGATTCTTGTCGtctgtggagctgctgcagaTCTTCCTGAGAACCTCCCTCGTCATGATCATGTGACCATCGGTGTCTCATAAATGCCCTACCAGGCCATTCTCAcaccctctgtctcctccttgGCAGCCTGTCAGTCCACCACCACATGCCGCCTTTGTCCTTTCCTAATTAAGTACACTTTGTTGTCTCCTCTATGTTGCTCCTTTGAGCCGGGGCGTaacaatgttttaaaaaaaaaacaacaacaaataaaagtggaaCTGAGTGATAATTACGGAACAGGATCTCCACACTGAACGAGAACTGTGTGGCGTAACATGTTGGCAGAGTTTGCAAACAGTCTGTGGAGCATTAGCTGCTCAAATAAAACCCTCTGAAATTATTCGGTACAAAGCGTGGGTGCATCTGGGAGAACAGAATTTGCAGTCAAGCCATCTGGGGTTGTTTTGGGTCTAACTCAACAACATTATTTTCCACCGGAGGAGATAAGTATTTGATGAGGCTAATGACAAAGCTGCTGCCACCGAGCCCCATTTTCATAATCTAATTCTCCACATTCACGAGCGCCTCGGGTGCTTtgatctctgtgtttgctgtccTTTGTCACACTGACCTTCAGTGCTGTGTACGTGAGAGCTGCCTATCTGATCCACCAGCAGCATGAAGACGAAGCCCAGGACCAGAGACACTCCGATGCAGGCGTGAAGCTGCTCGTGGCTGTGCTCGTGTTTCCCGCTGGCACTCAGGGCCGCGTCTGCTTCACCCTTTGCCTCGGACACTTCCACGACTCCGGCCTGGCCGTGGCTGTGGTGTCCACCTGGAGAAACACGGGTCAGGAGAGAACAGAAAGACGCACATAGACTGTTAATAAACACCTTAAAAATCTGATCAGTGACATCACAAACCAGTGTAGCGTTCTTCTGAGGCACAGAGGACCTTGTTGATGATGACgatcacaaaacaaaaaatctgtgtttgatTACGTAAAAGAAACAGACGTCATCAGGTTGTACTCTACAGCGTGCTGAACTTTGCTTTGTTTGTAAAGGATTCAAACCGTTAGAGTTCACAAAGGCAAATGTTTTCATACTATATGTCTATATGctctatacttttttttttccggaGTCTCTGTGGCCCGTGGCATCCctgaagggaagggaagggaagggccCTCACAGAGAGCCAAAGACTTAAAATAATTTTGCCTCAGTCTTCACTGGATAACACAGAGTACAGAACTGACAGGAACTGATGAAAGAAAATATCAATAACTTGGTCAGTGTCTTTAACCCTGAGGCCACCAGGACACCTGACCTCAGGGACAACACTGAAGCCAGAAAACTTTTCCCAATATTGTTTGTTGACACTTACTGAATAACTCAAGAGCTGTGACACTATCTGGACCCAGCTGAGCAGATCTACTACAGGCTTTCAAACTGATATCGACAGCACCAGATGCTACTACTGCTAAAATATTTTAGCTGCCTCACTGTTTTATCATTTACTTATCTAAAACATGTACCAAGGACAACCTGGCAAGTAGTGACGATGCTAAGTAAATTATTGTGGTGGAATTAAGTTAACAGAAATTTAAGTGAGAGCTGAAATGCTCTGTCAATTTATCAATTGGTAAACTGAGAATATTAAATCAGCAAAATCAATTTATGTCAATTAACTGTTTAAGTCAGTTATTAAGCAAGGAACCCAAACGTTTTTTGGTAGTCGTTTAGATATTTCACTACACATTTAATCTCCATAACATCTTTGCATTTTGGACAAAATAAGCAATTTAAGGACTTTCTCTTGGACTTGTGGCAGGCATTACGCACCATTTTCTTTCACTGACTTATGGGTTTGAACACATCAAAAtgcatcaatgccttcatccAAGAGAGCTAAATTAACAATTTCTGGATAataacttaaaggggaacttcaCTCATTTTCAAAATTCTTACATGTAATACCTGGGGTCTAGGACAGTCCAAGAGTGTTTGTAGAAATGAACAACTCTCCCCCAAACCCAAAATCTAGAGCGCTAAAACTTTAACTTCTGATGTCATACAGTATATAGTCCAGAGTGGCTCTGTAAACAATGAATTGGAGAAGATTTTATAGACGACACTGAGAGCACCTAGGGGAATGTTCTAAGTATATAGGTACATTTTCTGCTTCAGGACTGAGAACACAGACTTCACGGTatcacggtattacagaatatatattattatcagttagTATGActcttaaaggaatgaaaatggaagggttTTTGTTAGTTgagcaaacattttattactacaATTTGATACTTGGAACTATTTTGttcatggaagtatgtgtaaaatgtctcccctttgaaaataactaactTAAAGTGGAGTTTCTCTGTTCAGTTCtctgttcatttttttccctgtgtcatagataagcaaatgtacatggtatgataactgtcaacttttatatcacggtatactTTAAAACTGGTCTGACACTGCAAGCCTGCTCATTAGGGTACAAGAGAGCGCAGCCCATGTTCATAAATATCGATTAAACTTTCCTAAGCCATGGACATTACAGACTGGAGTTCTTAATTGAGGTGGGATTCCCCTTTTGAGAAAATaccactgtttttatttaacgCTACCTTCAAGGATTTCCTCATAAAGTGCATGAACCCCCTCAGGAATGATGACAGCCAGTGCAGTCCCACACAGCAGCCCTGCGCCCAGCACAGTGATCAGCTTCAGCTTCTCCTGGGGAAACACAACCACAGGCACATCATCAGCACAAGTCTGTCTCATTGTTTTAAGCACTGTATACACAGATTACCTGACAACAGCACAGAGTTTATGATGCAATCAGTGCTTCTGATAAAAAGCCACTGACAAAGACGAACTTTTACCTCTCAGTGTATTTGTGAATGTAGCCAAAGTTATATCAACTGCAAAAAAAGCACTTTAGCAAAGCTTTGCATGTGACAGACTTACCTCTGAGAAGTTGACTGCTAGAGGAATAGTCCCGGCCACGTAACATCCCACCAACATCGCAAGAGACAGCAGGCTGATCGAGCTAAAATCGTCCATGACTGCTGCACTTTTCTTTTCGGCTAATCTTCTGCTAAGCTAAACCATCAAAACCAGCCTCCACCTGTACCTTTAACACCTGTATCCGTGCTCCTCAAGTTAAATTACATGCCCCGACCTGCAGCTGTTGGTTAACACTCGCTGTTAATCCAATGAACGTCGCGTCCCTGTTCTGGTACCAGTTCAGCTCGCTGCCAAACATCCACGTTAACTTAACAGAGACGTTACAGCCTCTGGCCTCGATAACGTTagcaaagctaagctaactagcttcGGTGACTGCCCGGCGCTCAAAATTCACAAAGGCGGGATCCTGACACGGTAACGTTCACTTGTAAACATCCGTCACCCCGCATTGTTCCCTGCAGATATAGCTGTCAATAGTAAATATTGCAACTTCCCGACGCGGTTAGCTGAAAGCTACAGTAACAAACTGGCTAACTGAACATCCTGTTGTTTGGTGCTGCAGTGAAGTGCTTCCGGGTCACAACTCGTATCCTCAACCTGTCGAAGCAAACCTGCCACGTATCTGCGAGACacggtggaggaggagagaagggaggaagtaaatataacagtaataataataataatgataatataataataataatattattctaatattttttttgtttgaaaagcataaacagaaaattaaacaaaatacaaGCGGTTTAAGCGTTTGGTTTAAACTCTGTACAAATAATGTTAAGGGACTGTTGTGTACTTATTAAAGGAAAGGGTGGGCTGGGATTTgactgtatttttgttttgttttttttaccctccccaaagcttcacatttttgtgacttGAGGAATATGCATGACcttccctccaccataaattagatattagattttaaaacttaccctttgatgtttgaaagctGAAAATACAAAGTTGAAGACGAAATCCTggaattgaaaaaaaacaaacacaaacaaaaacaaaaaaacgttttgCACTTTTGTCGTGCATTCTGGTTAGTTAGTGCAAATGGTTTATATCTggcaaaattttaaatgataaatgacAGAAGTTCCTTGCGCATGATGTGTTCACGGCCCATCAGATATTCAAATATCACCACCACTCCCCTCTCATaagtaacaaacagtccctaactgGAAATGTTCCATCGTTATTCATTCAAAAGttctattattatttatttattttttaacagtcaTAAATTTCAGAGTTCAAAAtgcttaattttattttttgttttgtttaaaatcaGAATTGTAATGAGgattattgccaagtaggttttacACTTACAGGGAATTTGCCTTGGTGTTTGGTGCATATGATAAACATTTTAAGAGGAAGTAAAACGCAGGCAAAGTCCTGCAAAAGACatgaacaaaaatacagaatagaaaaaaatacaataaaaatacgaaaaagatattaaaaataacaataacatgtacagtataacTGTTTCAGAATGAGAGAGCTGTAAAGTATGGTGCAGGATGTGCAAAAGTTCACAGTAAATACgtattcatgtatttttaatacTTTGTGGCCTAAACACTGTCAGATTAAATTTTAGAATTATTGGTGTTAGCTATGTTTAACTTTACCTAATATTAAATGCCTGACTGGAGCTGATGTAAACATTCAgtggagaaaataaatatattgtttGGTCATAATAGAATGGTGCATGGACtcattttaaaaacttgtaaattacaataattaatgtgatattttgcaagaataaaaatacattttaaaaactttgttgaatgaattttatattttaacaaaaagTCTGTATACCCCAAAAGGAGATTATCATGGTTAAGAAGTTAAGTCACTcataaacaattatttttaacttttattttggcaCAGCGCTCCTGTTGTTACAATTAAAGTACCTTTGGGGGGAACAACTGTTTGTAAATTAGAGATTGTGCTAATCGCATCTATCTACAGACGTCTGATCATTTGAGAGGGAGTTTAGTGATATTGgaattgtgttttaaaaactTAGACCacctatttaaataaaacaaagtttctCCTGCATAGCTGCATTTAAAACCAGCCAAATGAAGAAAAGAGACAACCACTATTTTGTAAAAAAGCATATTTATTAGTTCACACAACAGAGCAGTGCCTCAACATGACGACAGTAAATCAAAGCAGAATGAGTCCAACATATTGGAGAACAGATCGGTGTATTGCAACTGTCTTTTGCCTCCACAGCATCAACAAAGGAAAAGAATACAACCAAAGTTTTATCATGCAGTATGTTTGTGCAAACCCTTTCTGTTCACAGCTCAGACTTTCccttccaaacacacacacgtacaaggCAGCAGCTCCTTGCTGACGGAATGGAGGGGTGTATGGGCACATGTTGTTTACAGCCTGCTGGACCAGAAAACTGTCGGCAGCAGAGCTGTGATCTAAGGAAGTCAGTCAGAGAGACGTGTGGTCTTTATTTCACAAGTCCGATCTTCTTTGCTTCTGTTTCATATATTAAGAGCCTCCACATTTTTACTATGAAGACTTCTGCCTCTTCATCGAGAACCTAAACACAAAAAGGGTTGGTGAGACAAACAGCTCAATAAATCTGTTAAATAGATCTGACTTGTTATATGTTGCATTTTCCAGTTTATCTAAAGGACAGAGTAATGCTCGCAACTCTGAGACAGTACTAAAGCACAGTGGTACTTTTAGGGtgcgttcacacctgccctgtttggttcggttcaatcaaactcaagtttgtttgccccctcagtgcggttcgtttgggcaggtgtgaacacagcaataacactcaggtgcgcaccaaaacaactggaccgagaccttcttgaagaggtggtctcagtccggttacaaacgaactctggtgtggttcatttgaggtgagaacgtgttctgacctggatctgaaccatctgcagtcacatgacacattgtttgggttaaacatgagcatgttacagtcctggaggattattaatgtgcaccttgATGATGGCACAAGAGGACAGAAGTTCAGAGATTACCAGAGGAATTAAAATTCATCCTCTGAGAGACCATGAATTTCTGTATCAAATGTCATGTCAGTCCATCCAACAGTTGATAAGACATGCCACAAATGTGAACCTCACTGGTGCTTAATGAAAAGCCAGGGGTTAACCAAGTCGTTGGACGGATACAGcgtctggggaccatgaatgttaGGACAAAtgtgagatatttcagtctggattaaAGTGTTGGACCGACTGCAGACAGACCAACATTACCATTGCTAAAGCTGTGCTACTGTCATGGCAAAAAACTGACTCAACTCACCATAGCAACATCATCAAGAATACCCTGAGGGGTGCTGTGTGCCATCACCTGGGGAGAAAGAAAGCAACACTTAAAATGAGCAACGATGCAACACAATGAATTtcagggcacacacacaaataatatataaataaaaatcaatgacTATTCCTCATGAATATATGCAGAGGCTTTCTTGTTTTGCATGGCATTCACGAACCTTTGAGCAGACAAAATCAACCAGCGTGGGTTCCTCCTCGCCGATGTATTCAATAATCTTCTTATTGATCCATGGTCTAATGCGGCGATCCATGAGAGTCTACAGAGAGAACAATCAGAGCAGTACATGACTTCATTATCTATTACTGATGATGTTATGACAGCAAATAAACCACTCAATCATTACATCGATTAATGCAGCTGCAGAACTCAAACTCAGAATATTAAATCACTACACtctctttgaccttttgaacaCTGTAAAACATCAGAGGCTGTTTACCGAGTCGACCATAGCCCAGTCCAGAGGGTAGGAGAAGAGCTCAGGCCTGGCGGTGGGGATCTTCTCAATAAGGCTCTTTATGTGCTTGCGTTTCTCCTCCGTGTTGATGCTGCCTTTGGCCCCTGAAATTTCCGCCCCATCCAGCCCCAGACTCTTGTCGTCGTCACCATAGTCCAGTGGAACCAGTTTCCTTTTGCGAGGCTGCTCATCAGCCTCCTCATCATCAAACTTGTTGAAAACACTTTCCACGGTTGCCAGCTTCTTTCGCTTTCCAACGTTGAGCTGGCTGGGACTGTTGGTGGCACCTGGAGGAGAGAAACAATTGTTATTTCTGCACAAAGCAGCCGAAGAAACAGCTCCTTGTGTCAGTAGTTTACTGCTGTGCTCACCCAGTTTGAGACTGAGACCGATCTTGGGTCGGTGTTCCTCTGGAGGTTGAACCTCAGGAGTGTTTTCACCTGGAATGATGATGCCGCAGGGAGATTCGTTGCCGGGTGTGTTTGGAGTTGCGTTCCCACTGGCAGAGGACACTGAGGGAGCGGTGGTGATTGGTCGCATGATGGGTTTGAGTTGTGGCTTGGCCTCTTGTGAATCCTCACCATCGTGGTAGTcatcctcctccccttcctcttcATCGTCGTCTGAATGCTGCGGGGGAGGTCGTGGTGGCATCGGCTCTGCGGGCCTTCCCGACCCTCTCTTCTCCCGATCCCGATCCCGATCCTTGCGAGACTTTTCCTGGGTCACTTCCTCCTCAGGTTCAAGTTTCAGAGGAGGCTGTCGTCTGCGCTCTGCTTCCTCCTCcatctgcacaaacacacatgaacaatAGCCTCCTATTCTTGTGTACTTTTCATTTATGTGTGACGAATCAATATTTGGAGACTGATGGCATTTTAATAACAGATGCACTAACATCATTACAGATCGAACACCAAAAGGAAGTCAGACGACAGGGAAACTTTAACAGAAAAACTGAAGTCAACTATATGTGCACAAGTTCTTTAcgaataaataagtaaataaaataaaaaatcagacaAACACACTGCCAGACAGATCACAGTCAGAAACCCtctgtaaacacaaacaaagtggaACTTTTCCTCTCAGCACGAATGTGTATGAACTTAACAGTCATGTTCAGCGGTGGATACTGACTTATTGCTTCTAGACTTTGATCTGTTTTAGtgacaggtgagtgtgtgtgtgtgtgtttgtgtatctgcatcagagcagagaaAGGACTTCTCCTCACATTGCAAGCATCTGACCCAACGGTCAATTTTGATTGGTAGAAACCGACTTCTGAGCCCAGATCTGAGAACACTTGATCCAAATGTCAAGTTCTTTTAGTCAATGTGAACCCTGTGTGCCGTATCTGGGCACAATATGCTGATCCCTGCCCGAGTCCACTTAAAATGGTGGTCTTTAATACAGTTCATTTGTACAGTATGGTACTCATCATTTTTGAGCACCAACTGTACCAAAACACAGAGGTAGACTGCTATTTAATGCAGCTACAAAGAATTTTTTACTGGTTATGAAATAGTCAAAATTTAATGCTGGTGACTCTGTATCAAATGGCAGTGCAGCCCGCCGCAGACAGACCCAGATCTGGCTTTGCTGCAGCCTTTAAGCTGCAGTCAAAAAGGCTCGCACCCAACAGCAGCGGCTCCTCTTCTGGCAAGGAGCAGAGCTTAGCCTCACTGCTCTGACAGTGTCCATTCATTCCCGTGAAAAATGTCTCTGCAATAGTCACtggtatttatcggctccagctcgATCAGCTGTGATTAAAACATAACATCTGGGTGGACACACTCATTTTTGCCCCTTTTTCAGCATTATGCAAAGACACTGTCATCCGTCTGTCTCCGTCCAAGCAGCGCTCGAATACcattccaaattagtctgcacaaAATTTGAGAGACTGAATAGGcaacagatataaaaaaagaagtaaccagtgaaacattttcacctgcctccatgctgctttctactgtttactaacggTGCATTCATTAAGCCGAACATAACACATCACAGAAACCCACGAAAAACATGCCCATCTACTGGCAAAGTTTTcccaggtttaaaaaaaatctgcatatcAGCACCAACTTCAGTGTTAGTCAGACTTCGGATGACATTATTTCAAATACAAGGACAAATCACTGTGTAATGATCTTTCCTTTCATCCAGCTGCTCTGTTACTTCCTTTAATTTGTTATGCACATGTATACTTGCAGAGAGCTGAACAGAAACTCAGTTGTCTGTATGTGAGGCAGTGCAGTAGCAGTGTCTCCGGGACAAATCTACCCTGATTATGGAAACTAGGTTTCTAGTTCACATGACATATGAGAAATCATCTTACTGGAAAAAGTCACGTTACTAAAATGTATATAAACGAAATGAGTGACTCAccctctgcagctcagcatcAGGGTCAGGGTGACCTTCAGCCAGAAGCCTCTGTCTgatctcctccagctcctccttctccctctttcGGTCTCGCTCGTCCAATTCTGTCTCCTTTTCTCTGTCACGGAGTCGCTTCTGCAAAGCGCTGCCCCTGAGAATGAGAATGAGAAGTGTAtgcaaaacacaagcaaaagtgTGCGGCTCACACTTCTAATGTGCATTAAGATAATCACCTGTAATATTTTGGGTCGTCTCTGTCGTCGTCATAATCTTCAAGGAATTCTTTCAGTCTTTTGGCTTCTTTCATCTGAATTTAAACACAGTAGCAATTTGTATATCTGCAAACATCCAGTTACTCATCCTCACATATCTGACATTACAAACTGTATAGCAATAATCATTTGCTAGCAATTTAATATAGTGTGGTCTGCGGTCATGTATACCATTTCACGACGCCTCtcgtcctccctctctgtttctttgcTGTAGTCACGAGCCTTCTTCCTCTCCCGGATCTCCCAGTTTTTCAGGCgcttaaagaagaaaaacaactcTGTCATCAAACTAATTTCTTTTGGTGCTATTACTTAAACTTAAGTTTAATGAATCAAAATGTTAGTTGAGATTATACACGTACTTCTTGGTAAGCAGCCTCCTTGTCTCTAAGCCTCCTCTCGAGTCTCCTCCGTTCGTACACGTCTTCCTCATCTTCTTCACGGTCTCGTTTTTTATCTTCTCTAGTCCGCTCTCTGCAGAAGACAAATAAATTACTTTAACACCAGTCACCCATGACCTTAAAATTGaaatgagagagaaaatgtgaaTAATTTAACAAAAACTCAAACACTTATTTCACTTGTAGTCAGTCTTGTGAATTTGGCCATTAGCCAGCACCAACTGTCAAAGGCAGAGCTGCATTTTACTACAGCAGTTTATCCAGGTCATATTTGCATGAATCAGCACACTTGTTTTCCTGAATGAATTACAGGTATTTGCTGCACCGTGTCCTGATAGCAAGTGAGCGTTTAACTACTGCAGTGCATCATATGACATCATAGCTCCCCAATCACCCTGACTCCGTTAAATACACACTTCTACTaagccatgtaaacaaaccatgcACCTCAGCCTATCTGCTGTGTGCTCCagatcagactggagacgtAACCTATTAAAAGATGGGAGAGTGCCTGCTTTCTTCCTACATGTTTTATATCGTGATATTTACTTGAAGTGACATACAATATAGCAAACTGCCTGTAGGTTGTaaagatgaggaaaaaacaaaaataaaaatcagtacagcatagtattgcaatttttttgtgtggcaatatcgtcacacagtggcaagtatcaatttttttaaattatataaattattaatattacaaatacaaattaaactttaggtagcctacagTATAAGCCTTTAATagaatcaattgctttttcagacCACTAGGTACATTCTGAtgcaaaaaaagacaatgaaatgaacagactgaaaacttgaTCCCATTAGATAAAACAAATTTTGAcacagttttcctttggggacataaatTACAGtctattttatcgcaatactcagcctatcgcaacatatttaaaatcgcaataatactGTATCATGATAATGTCGtattgtggatcctctggtgattcccaccccgaACAGGTTGTTATTTGCGAGggtcatttaccagaaactttcatcTCCCATGGCGacctccctccagccagctaCCAACTTATTCTGGTTGTCGTGATACAAGGAGGGATTGTATAGTTAGTCCCTTATttcaacttcatgaatcagctgttGCAGCACATTCAACGTGACGCCtgacgcctgaacgcaacacagacTCTGCTCCATTGGTGCCGTGCTGCGGGTTTGGGCCGTgctcggttataattgtctcggaCTCGAGTCAGGTtcagtcaggaaaatgcggcccgagctgCGCTCTAGTGTggttacctgtgtgtgtgtgtgtgtgtgtgtgtgcgcgcgcttgGGTCTGTGTGCGGGTGTGTGCACATCGGGGCGAAACtcgatacagatacagatacagagagcagaggagaattgtaaacgcgcGACCATGTAGAAATTACATGctgtcatgtaaataagataataacatatttagtttgtttaataaaaggacacgGTATAGACCTGTTCCATAGGCCTGGATATGAAGTGTCCAtagcgccaaataatataacggtagtttctaaagagctaaaactaaaaacataataattttttaaaaaatcagcagcGGCGTTCATATTTCAGCAGCGGCGGTGCACCGCTCccagttgcatataggggaaacactg includes:
- the rbm25a gene encoding RNA-binding protein 25 isoform X2, encoding MSYPPPLNRQQIGIPQLPPRIPPPQYAGFAPTVPPGTPMIPVHMGVVTPTPTVLVPTTVAVAQKPMLPKKEPAIRAKDTDDSGGPTTTVFVGNISEKGSDMLVRQLLAKCGIVLSWKRVQGASGKLQAFGFCEYKEPESTLRALRLLHELLLGDKKLLVKVDAKTKAQLDEWKAKKRSANGGASGGSKNGDDDEEEVLDEETLRRDQVVKAAIDVLIREYASELNAPSQDADSQPRNKKRKEKKEEDINAMEMEDDKRDLISREISKFRDTHKKLEEEKGKKEKERLEIERERRERDKERERERERRDREKEKERERERDKERERDRDRDRERERDRERERTKERERERERERSRDVSEDRSRSRERTREDKKRDREEDEEDVYERRRLERRLRDKEAAYQERLKNWEIRERKKARDYSKETEREDERRREMMKEAKRLKEFLEDYDDDRDDPKYYRGSALQKRLRDREKETELDERDRKREKEELEEIRQRLLAEGHPDPDAELQRMEEEAERRRQPPLKLEPEEEVTQEKSRKDRDRDREKRGSGRPAEPMPPRPPPQHSDDDEEEGEEDDYHDGEDSQEAKPQLKPIMRPITTAPSVSSASGNATPNTPGNESPCGIIIPGENTPEVQPPEEHRPKIGLSLKLGATNSPSQLNVGKRKKLATVESVFNKFDDEEADEQPRKRKLVPLDYGDDDKSLGLDGAEISGAKGSINTEEKRKHIKSLIEKIPTARPELFSYPLDWAMVDSTLMDRRIRPWINKKIIEYIGEEEPTLVDFVCSKVMAHSTPQGILDDVAMVLDEEAEVFIVKMWRLLIYETEAKKIGLVK
- the slc39a9 gene encoding zinc transporter ZIP9; amino-acid sequence: MDDFSSISLLSLAMLVGCYVAGTIPLAVNFSEEKLKLITVLGAGLLCGTALAVIIPEGVHALYEEILEGGHHSHGQAGVVEVSEAKGEADAALSASGKHEHSHEQLHACIGVSLVLGFVFMLLVDQIGSSHVHSTEDPESARVTSSKITTTLGLVVHAAADGVALGAAASTSQTSVQLIVFVAIMLHKAPAAFGLVSFLMHAGLERNRIRKHLLVFALAAPVLAMLTFLGLSQSSKEALSDINATGVAMLFSAGTFLYVATVHVLPEVGGGGHSHAPTGGNGGKGLSKVEVVALVLGCLIPLVLSVGHHH
- the rbm25a gene encoding RNA-binding protein 25 isoform X1, whose protein sequence is MSYPPPLNRQQIGIPQLPPRIPPPQYAGFAPTVPPGTPMIPVHMGVVTPTPTVLVPTTVAVAQKPMLPKKEPAIRAKDTDDSGGPTTTVFVGNISEKGSDMLVRQLLAKCGIVLSWKRVQGASGKLQAFGFCEYKEPESTLRALRLLHELLLGDKKLLVKVDAKTKAQLDEWKAKKRSANGGASGGSKNGDDDEEEVLDEETLRRDQVVKAAIDVLIREYASELNAPSQDADSQPRNKKRKEKKEEEDINAMEMEDDKRDLISREISKFRDTHKKLEEEKGKKEKERLEIERERRERDKERERERERRDREKEKERERERDKERERDRDRDRERERDRERERTKERERERERERSRDVSEDRSRSRERTREDKKRDREEDEEDVYERRRLERRLRDKEAAYQERLKNWEIRERKKARDYSKETEREDERRREMMKEAKRLKEFLEDYDDDRDDPKYYRGSALQKRLRDREKETELDERDRKREKEELEEIRQRLLAEGHPDPDAELQRMEEEAERRRQPPLKLEPEEEVTQEKSRKDRDRDREKRGSGRPAEPMPPRPPPQHSDDDEEEGEEDDYHDGEDSQEAKPQLKPIMRPITTAPSVSSASGNATPNTPGNESPCGIIIPGENTPEVQPPEEHRPKIGLSLKLGATNSPSQLNVGKRKKLATVESVFNKFDDEEADEQPRKRKLVPLDYGDDDKSLGLDGAEISGAKGSINTEEKRKHIKSLIEKIPTARPELFSYPLDWAMVDSTLMDRRIRPWINKKIIEYIGEEEPTLVDFVCSKVMAHSTPQGILDDVAMVLDEEAEVFIVKMWRLLIYETEAKKIGLVK